In Bacillota bacterium, a genomic segment contains:
- a CDS encoding Gfo/Idh/MocA family oxidoreductase, producing the protein MHRIRLGVIGTGLAWEGLHWPALQRLQDRYEVVAVADIDASRAHRAAEGIGLSADRVYTDYREMLRRDDIDAIDVLVPIAKNYSVAEDVAKHGFDMICEKPMGANLREARLHRDLPEKYNIKVLIAENYRYDEEYNLIRDLVRQGRIGDIVYFVWNSVSCFPCQMTQDTFAATEWRQHPDYPGGDFLDAALHDIAAMRHIFGAIDRVHALGRRQRRDFSPYLSYHVNIGFKSGVIGQFAYWPSGKDSQGPMLGTRIFGTRGVIYLEDRACGVVNVFNPDGTSQQLYYTPYQGYYNEFVNFYNALTGQEAIAVPPEMEYGDVITVLAILSSLETGGVCTVDPTADYLGQVTETPVPQLSLH; encoded by the coding sequence GTGCATAGGATTCGACTTGGAGTAATTGGAACAGGCCTGGCCTGGGAGGGCTTGCATTGGCCGGCCCTACAAAGACTGCAGGACAGGTATGAAGTAGTGGCCGTGGCTGACATCGACGCCAGCCGGGCCCACCGGGCCGCCGAAGGGATTGGCCTTAGTGCCGATCGGGTTTACACCGATTACCGCGAGATGCTGCGTCGGGACGACATTGATGCCATCGATGTTCTGGTTCCCATCGCCAAGAACTACTCCGTCGCGGAGGACGTAGCCAAACACGGTTTTGATATGATCTGCGAAAAACCCATGGGAGCCAATCTGCGGGAAGCACGACTGCACCGAGACCTCCCGGAGAAGTACAATATCAAGGTGCTCATCGCGGAGAACTACCGCTACGATGAGGAGTACAACCTGATCAGAGACTTGGTTCGCCAGGGGCGAATTGGCGACATAGTTTATTTTGTCTGGAACTCCGTTTCCTGTTTTCCCTGTCAAATGACCCAGGATACCTTTGCCGCCACAGAGTGGCGTCAACACCCCGATTATCCCGGTGGAGACTTCCTGGATGCGGCCCTGCACGATATTGCCGCGATGCGCCACATCTTCGGTGCCATCGATCGGGTTCACGCCCTAGGGCGGCGCCAAAGACGGGATTTCAGTCCCTACTTGTCCTATCACGTCAACATCGGCTTCAAGAGCGGAGTCATCGGTCAGTTTGCCTATTGGCCCAGTGGTAAAGACAGCCAAGGACCGATGCTGGGCACCCGCATCTTTGGGACCAGGGGGGTAATCTACCTAGAGGATCGAGCCTGTGGAGTGGTCAATGTCTTTAACCCTGACGGCACCTCACAGCAATTGTACTACACCCCCTACCAAGGGTATTACAACGAGTTTGTCAACTTCTATAACGCCCTAACGGGCCAAGAAGCCATCGCGGTTCCCCCGGAGATGGAGTATGGTGATGTAATTACCGTCCTGGCCATCCTGTCGTCACTGGAAACCGGTGGAGTCTGTACCGTGGATCCCACGGCAGATTATCTCGGTCAGGTCACCGAAACCCCGGTGCCCCAACTATCCCTTCATTAA
- the pdxA gene encoding 4-hydroxythreonine-4-phosphate dehydrogenase PdxA — protein MKAKDLPILGISMGDPAGIGPEVVVKAVLDDRVQEACCPLVVGDAQWLDRTLQGCRLPGEVRVVDGVDAIQPGRKGIWVLDLGNVPEGLSLGKVQGAAGQAALEYVTKAVELALQGQTDGIVTAPLNKAAVNAAGHQGFTGHTEYIAQLTGAPEVAMLLALDSLYISHVTTHAALREVPDLVTPQRLQRVLELTADMARTLGPTHHPIAVAGLNPHSGEEGLFGDEEVKVIVPVIEAARERGMKVVGPLPPDTVFLRAHRGEFSFVVAMYHDQGHIPAKLLGFETGVNVTLGLPIVRTSVDHGTAFDIAGTGVADPASMIAAILLGARLARGLDKNVGI, from the coding sequence ATGAAGGCAAAGGATCTGCCGATTCTGGGAATCTCCATGGGGGATCCCGCGGGAATCGGTCCGGAAGTTGTGGTAAAGGCAGTTTTGGACGACAGGGTACAAGAGGCCTGTTGTCCCCTGGTGGTAGGTGATGCCCAGTGGCTGGATCGGACCCTCCAGGGGTGTCGATTGCCTGGAGAAGTCCGCGTGGTCGACGGAGTTGATGCTATCCAGCCTGGCCGGAAGGGGATCTGGGTATTGGACCTTGGTAACGTACCAGAGGGGCTTTCCCTGGGTAAGGTGCAAGGTGCGGCTGGTCAAGCGGCGCTGGAGTATGTCACCAAGGCCGTGGAGTTGGCCTTGCAGGGCCAAACCGATGGGATAGTTACGGCACCGCTGAATAAGGCTGCAGTCAACGCCGCCGGTCACCAGGGATTCACCGGCCACACTGAGTACATAGCTCAGTTAACGGGAGCCCCAGAGGTGGCAATGCTTCTAGCTCTGGATTCATTGTATATCAGTCATGTCACTACCCATGCGGCACTGCGGGAAGTCCCAGATCTGGTAACTCCCCAGCGTTTGCAGCGAGTGCTGGAGTTAACCGCCGATATGGCTAGAACCTTGGGACCAACCCACCATCCCATCGCTGTTGCCGGCCTTAACCCCCACTCCGGGGAAGAGGGCCTTTTCGGCGATGAGGAGGTAAAGGTCATCGTTCCGGTGATCGAGGCTGCAAGGGAGCGGGGGATGAAGGTTGTGGGGCCTCTTCCTCCCGATACTGTTTTTCTGCGGGCCCATCGCGGTGAGTTTTCCTTTGTGGTGGCGATGTACCATGATCAAGGCCATATCCCGGCAAAACTCTTGGGCTTTGAAACCGGCGTCAACGTGACCTTAGGTCTCCCGATAGTGCGTACCTCCGTGGACCATGGTACCGCCTTTGATATTGCCGGAACCGGCGTGGCCGATCCCGCCAGTATGATTGCAGCCATCCTTTTGGGAGCAAGACTAGCGAGGGGTTTAGATAAAAATGTGGGTATATAG
- a CDS encoding MFS transporter yields MWVYRALNFWVFGAGAVMSPFLSVYLRNQGLSGTELGMIWAVGPLITVLTQPIWGLVSDAKGRKKILVFALGISVGMVLLYLPASVFWHFLVLAILMALFRSPVVPITDSLVLEQLELRDRKADYGKVRLWGALGWSSLSYVGGRAIAAFGLPIMFVLNSLGNFFTLLLGTRVEEVKQEGAQERSVDFSQVKALIGDRRLVLFLLCILLLQSASSPVFSFLSIYLDNIGASATMIGTATLLEGLSEIPLFLLSGWFIRRIGAKWGVVIGAAAYGLRMLGYSLVRVPELALAFQLLHGLSFSLMYASAVNYVDSLCPTNLRTTGQSMLGAVYWGLGSIIGNTVGGRLVDRIGIFSMFQLGSGLAFITALLMIVLIDGSPGKTEAS; encoded by the coding sequence ATGTGGGTATATAGAGCTCTCAACTTTTGGGTGTTTGGTGCCGGTGCAGTGATGAGTCCCTTCCTCAGTGTCTACCTGCGAAATCAAGGCCTGTCGGGAACGGAGTTGGGGATGATTTGGGCGGTGGGTCCTTTGATCACTGTCCTGACGCAGCCGATCTGGGGTTTGGTAAGTGATGCCAAGGGTCGGAAGAAGATCCTGGTGTTTGCCCTGGGCATCAGTGTCGGTATGGTGCTTTTGTACCTGCCGGCATCGGTCTTTTGGCACTTTCTGGTGCTGGCGATTTTGATGGCCTTATTTCGCAGTCCCGTTGTGCCCATTACCGATAGCCTGGTGCTGGAGCAGTTGGAGCTTAGGGACCGGAAGGCTGATTATGGGAAGGTGAGGCTGTGGGGTGCCTTGGGCTGGTCCAGTCTCTCCTACGTCGGCGGTAGAGCCATTGCTGCCTTTGGACTTCCCATCATGTTTGTGTTGAACTCCTTGGGCAATTTCTTTACCCTACTTTTGGGTACCAGGGTGGAAGAGGTGAAACAGGAAGGGGCCCAGGAGCGCAGCGTCGATTTTAGTCAGGTGAAGGCCTTGATTGGGGATCGCCGGCTGGTGCTATTCTTGCTGTGCATCCTACTGCTCCAATCCGCTTCCAGTCCGGTGTTTTCCTTCCTCTCAATTTACCTGGACAACATCGGCGCCTCTGCCACCATGATCGGTACGGCAACGCTGCTTGAGGGGTTAAGCGAAATTCCTCTCTTCTTGCTCTCCGGTTGGTTCATTCGCCGCATCGGCGCCAAATGGGGTGTTGTCATCGGAGCCGCTGCCTACGGTCTGCGCATGCTGGGTTATTCCCTGGTGCGGGTGCCGGAGCTGGCTTTGGCCTTTCAGCTGCTGCACGGGCTGTCCTTTTCCTTGATGTACGCCTCGGCGGTGAACTACGTTGACAGCCTGTGCCCCACCAATTTGCGCACCACGGGTCAATCGATGTTAGGTGCCGTTTACTGGGGTCTAGGTTCGATTATTGGTAACACCGTCGGGGGACGACTGGTGGATCGCATTGGGATTTTTTCTATGTTTCAACTGGGCAGCGGCCTGGCCTTTATCACCGCGCTGCTGATGATAGTGCTCATCGATGGTAGTCCCGGTAAGACCGAGGCATCGTAG
- a CDS encoding oligosaccharide flippase family protein — protein sequence MARTRRPVVAGALSLMASGSVSRVIGAVYRIALVRTAGEEVLGLFQMTMPLYRLLIDVAAIGFHVALVQLVADSLGRRRVDDAKGYIRFALVTVTALSCLLATLLWFTGPTLAHTLYGDPRLETPLRCLGLLLLPAAICAIVRGSIQGWGHVSTVAIAGTTEAALRVPAVLVMLSLFLPWGQGPAATAILLGMVVGEFGSLVVLGTRLRSLLHSTSSQKGVLLSLRYGSTLLAIGLPVMISGLLNNAMGLINTAMIPKQLLISGLSQSEATAAFGTLSGMVTPILFMPLVLVGPISQVMIPAVAERMAQNQWEKVKQLLIKGFSVAVVVSAVTSVVFWFFPEQLGQILYGAPHIADLVRPLAFAAPFVFCGLLAASTLYGLGRMGTVMVNTFVGNTARFLIILKLVSDSHWGILGAAWALVADTGLTGALNLISLALVLRRMRAGQ from the coding sequence ATGGCGAGAACCAGAAGACCGGTGGTAGCCGGGGCCCTGTCACTGATGGCATCGGGATCTGTCTCTCGGGTGATCGGCGCAGTGTATCGCATTGCCCTCGTCAGAACCGCCGGGGAAGAGGTACTGGGTCTGTTTCAAATGACAATGCCCCTGTATCGATTGCTGATTGATGTGGCCGCCATCGGTTTTCACGTTGCTCTGGTACAGCTGGTTGCCGACAGTCTGGGTCGCCGGCGAGTCGACGATGCCAAGGGCTACATTCGCTTTGCCTTGGTTACCGTTACCGCGCTCAGCTGCCTTCTGGCCACCTTGCTGTGGTTTACTGGTCCGACCCTGGCCCACACCCTTTATGGCGATCCCAGACTGGAAACGCCCCTGCGCTGCCTGGGATTATTGCTCTTACCTGCGGCCATCTGTGCCATTGTGCGGGGTAGTATCCAGGGGTGGGGTCATGTTTCTACCGTTGCCATCGCCGGCACCACCGAAGCGGCCCTTCGGGTTCCCGCGGTCTTGGTAATGTTATCTCTCTTCCTTCCCTGGGGGCAGGGGCCCGCTGCAACTGCCATTCTCTTGGGAATGGTGGTGGGAGAATTCGGATCCCTGGTGGTCTTGGGAACAAGGTTACGGTCGCTTTTGCACAGCACTTCTTCCCAGAAGGGGGTTCTCCTTAGCCTTCGTTATGGATCGACGCTCCTGGCCATCGGGCTTCCTGTGATGATCTCGGGCCTTTTGAACAACGCGATGGGATTAATCAATACGGCGATGATCCCCAAACAACTCCTGATCTCGGGATTGTCCCAGTCCGAGGCAACGGCCGCCTTTGGTACCTTGAGCGGAATGGTTACCCCGATACTCTTCATGCCGTTGGTCCTGGTGGGTCCCATTAGCCAGGTGATGATTCCAGCGGTGGCGGAACGAATGGCTCAGAACCAATGGGAGAAAGTGAAGCAGTTGCTGATCAAGGGTTTTTCCGTTGCGGTAGTCGTCAGTGCCGTCACCTCTGTAGTTTTCTGGTTTTTCCCTGAGCAACTGGGCCAGATTCTCTACGGAGCGCCGCATATTGCCGACCTAGTGCGTCCCCTGGCCTTTGCTGCTCCCTTTGTTTTCTGTGGATTGCTGGCAGCCAGCACATTGTACGGGTTGGGACGGATGGGAACAGTGATGGTGAACACCTTTGTTGGCAACACTGCCCGATTTCTCATCATCCTCAAGTTGGTGTCCGATTCCCACTGGGGGATTTTGGGGGCGGCCTGGGCCCTGGTGGCCGATACCGGTCTTACCGGTGCCTTGAATCTGATTAGCTTAGCCTTGGTCTTGCGGCGGATGAGGGCTGGACAATAG